A genomic window from Triplophysa dalaica isolate WHDGS20190420 chromosome 24, ASM1584641v1, whole genome shotgun sequence includes:
- the agbl2 gene encoding cytosolic carboxypeptidase 2 isoform X4, producing MQNVDGPYERLILLHLQHYGLISDNGSSVHSGVSRWDGNQDSTASDIIISLTESNDSNIEEQEEPKPCHNHFSLDKVLRTRQLVFDFDGERPIPRLRDPLDLLTIPSTSCPFQGVRWPIECEVIRDKIQHIEWDPKEPEPFYESTCNEEAPMPVREEKGNIVYCIDPATKTSYFTYSRVGGSRGTIKRATCCASPQEGSLVFESRFESGNLQKAVRVGQHAYELTLRSDLYTTKHTQWFYFRVRNMKAGVSYRFTVINLMKTSSLYSAGMRPLLYSEQAAWMKGEGWKRAGTNIRYYLNNTEQDGKPLYSLTWTIEFPYDSDTCYLAHCYPYTYSDLQRYLREVISDPVRAAHCKLRVLCRSLAGNAVYVLTITAPSNSLAERKAKRAVVVTARVHPGETNGSWMMQGFLEFLLSDEPDACLLRETFVFKVVPMLNPDGVVLGNYRCSLAGRDLNRNYRSMLRDSFPCIWHTRNMVKRLLTEREVVVYCDFHGHSRKNNVFMYGCTDRKDTSHCLHERIFPLMMSKNAKDMFSFRSCKFKMHKSKEGTGRIVMWRLGIRNSYTMESTFGGSSLGDRKGTHFSTRDLKSMGYSFCDTLLDFCDPDPAKITHCLEELGVLLRQEVRKKLGREVDSLDDLSDIDIESSTSGSNSTESDGLPVHLLNATNQQKQGKKKNLRSRKERNRLRQERVRSAGPKVIQRTVKHLAPVPSNEDMVKMRIQEKTLCTMKDSATQKVPCMVRANQTSRSWIPHPTPHIGVVDHVTVWVGRLDKVEPATNMHNGYSACSHSVSDDTGRNTTSSAPHPQGQPQRQTLLATSGQKRCPSVPASGNRTPSIPVHPHNIPFYPDFRSQPEIKGRLHVSNVIHRSQQKLRQERQAKGVHIPVKYFMPLDNMGTLRISHKTDAQGALGGFASPVTATEAKQTSKQAVRNASCFLPDLNSQTQQFGNQAATGGLMLGRTSIGNKPQLIIRRDAASTDSLSSEDKLPTLPR from the exons ATGCAG aacgTGGATGGTCCTTACGAGAGGCTCATTTTGCTACACCTTCAGCATTATGGATTAATCTCAG acAATGGCTCTTCTGTGCATTCAGGTGTCTCGAGATGGGATGGGAACCAAGACTCCACCGCCTCAGATATCATCATCTCGCTTACTGAGAGTAATGATTCCAACATAGAGGAACAGGAGGAACCAAAGCCATGTCACA ACCATTTCAGTCTAGACAAAGTTCTCAGAACCcggcagctagtgtttgacttTGATGGTGAGAGGCCTATTCCACGTCTGAGGGACCCGTTGGACCTTCTCACGATCCCGTCTACCTCCTGTCCATTCCAGGGTGTCCGCTGGCCCATAGAATGTGAAGTGATCCGTGACAAAATCCAGCACATAG AATGGGATCCAAAAGAGCCTGAGCCGTTCTATGAGTCGACATGTAATGAGGAAGCTCCCATGCCAGTACGGGAGGAGAAAGGAAATATAGTTTACTGCATAGACCCAG CCACAAAAACCTCCTACTTCACCTACTCTCGTGTGGGTGGCAGCAGAGGGACCATTAAACGTGCCACGTGCTGTGCCAGTCCTCAGGAGGGATCTTTAGTCTTCGAATCTCGTTTTGAGAGTGGAAACCTTCAGAAAGCGGTGCGAGT TGGTCAGCATGCCTATGAGCTGACTTTGCGCAGCGATTTGTACACCACTAAGCACACCCAGTGGTTTTACTTCCGGGTGAGGAACATGAAGGCGGGGGTCAGCTATCGCTTCACCGTTATCAACCTGATGAAGACTAGCAGTCTGTATAGTGCTGGCATGCGCCCGCTGCTTTACTCCGAACAGGCTGCGTGGATGAAGGGGGAGGGTTGGAAGCGAGCCGGAACTAACATCCg GTACTACCTAAACAATACGGAACAAGACGGTAAACCGCTGTACTCCCTCACCTGGACTATTGAGTTTCCTTATGACAGCGATACCTGCTACCTGGCCCACTGCTACCCATACACATATTCAGACCTGCAGCGATACCTGCGTGAGGTCATCTCAGACCCCGTCCGTGCGGCTCACTGTAAACTGCGGGTGCTTTGCCGTAGCCTGGCAGGCAATGCAGTGTACGTGTTGACTATAACGGCACCGTCCAACAGCTTGGCTGAACGTAAAGCCAAACGGGCAGTTGTGGTAACAGCGCGGGTCCACCCGGGAGAGACCAATGGTTCTTGGATGATGCAGGGTTTTTTGGAGTTCTTGTTGAGTGATGAGCCCGATGCCTGTCTGTTGAGGGAAACGTTTGTCTTTAAG GTTGTGCCCATGCTGAACCCTGACGGTGTGGTGCTGGGAAACTACCGCTGCTCATTGGCTGGCCGTGATCTGAACCGAAACTACCGGAGTATGCTACGGGATTCTTTTCCATGCATTTGGCACACTCGTAACATGGTGAAACG GTTGCTCACCGAGAGAGAGGTTGTGGTCTATTGCGACTTCCATGGTCACAGCAGgaaaaacaatgtgtttatgTACGGCTGTACCGATCGCAAGGACACCTCACATTGTCTTCATGAGCGCATCTTCCCTCTGATGATGAGCAAAAATGCTAAAGACATG TTTTCTTTTAGAAGTTGCAAGTTCAAAATGCACAAGAGCAAAGAGGGCACCGGTCGCATCGTCATGTGGAGACTAGGCATCAGAAACAGCTATACGATGGAGTCTACCTTTGGAGGCTCATCGTTAG GGGACAGAAAAGGCACACACTTCAGCACACGGGACCTGAAGTCAATGGGCTACAGCTTCTGTGACACTTTACTAGACTTCTGTGACCCCGACCCAGCTAAG ATTACACACTGTCTGGAGGAGCTGGGGGTGTTATTAAGGCAAGAGGTCAGAAAGAAGCTCGGAAGAGAGGTTGACTCCTTAGATGACCTCTCTGATATCGATATTGAGTCCAG CACAAGTGGATCCAACAGCACAGAATCAGACGGCCTTCCTGTTCATCTTTTAAATGCCACCAACCAG CAAAAACAAGGCAAGAAAAAAAACCTGCGAAGTCGTAAAGAAAGGAACCGGCTTAGGCAGGAAAGAGTTCGAAGTGCAGGACCCAAAGTTATTCAAAGGACCGTCAAACATTTG GCCCCTGTGCCCTCAAATGAAGATATGGTTAAAATGAGAATCCAGGAGAAAACATTATGCACCATGAAGGACAGTGCCACCCAAAAG GTGCCATGTATGGTAAGGGCCAATCAGACCAGCAGGTCTTGGATACCTCATCCCACCCCACACATAGGTGTTGTAGATCATGTGACTGTTTGGGTGGGCCGACTAGACAAG gTCGAACCGGCTACCAATATGCACAATGGTTATTCAGCTTGTAGCCACTCTGTCTCAG ATGATACTGGACGTAACACTACCTCATCCGCTCCTCACCCGCAGGGGCAACCTCAGCGCCAAACTCTCTTAGCCACCAGTGGTCAAAAAAGATGTCCCTCTGTCCCAGCCTCAGGAAACAGGACACCGTCCATACCAGTCCATCCGCACAACATACCCTTCTACCCTGATTTTAGATCACAACCAGAAATAAAAG GAAGACTCCATGTCTCAAACGTTATACATAGAAG CCAACAGAAACTCAGGCAGGAGAGACAAGCAAAAGGAGTCCATATTCCTGTGAAATACTTCATGCCATTAGACAACATGGGAACTTTAAGAATCAGTCACAAGACAGATGCACAAG GTGCTTTGGGTGGTTTTGCATCGCCAGTTACTGCCACTGAAGCCAAGCAAACCAGTAAACAAGCTGTAAGAAATGCCTCCTGTTTCCTCCCGGACCTGAACAG CCAAACTCAGCAGTTTGGTAACCAGGCTGCAACCGGAGGTCTGATGTTAGGGAGGACGTCCATAGGAAACAAACCACAACTGATTATCAGAAGAGATGCTGCTTCCACAGACAGCCTTAGTAGTGAGGACAA ATTACCAACATTGCCCAGGTAG
- the agbl2 gene encoding cytosolic carboxypeptidase 2 isoform X1, producing MQNVDGPYERLILLHLQHYGLISDNGSSVHSGVSRWDGNQDSTASDIIISLTESNDSNIEEQEEPKPCHNHFSLDKVLRTRQLVFDFDGERPIPRLRDPLDLLTIPSTSCPFQGVRWPIECEVIRDKIQHIEWDPKEPEPFYESTCNEEAPMPVREEKGNIVYCIDPATKTSYFTYSRVGGSRGTIKRATCCASPQEGSLVFESRFESGNLQKAVRVGQHAYELTLRSDLYTTKHTQWFYFRVRNMKAGVSYRFTVINLMKTSSLYSAGMRPLLYSEQAAWMKGEGWKRAGTNIRYYLNNTEQDGKPLYSLTWTIEFPYDSDTCYLAHCYPYTYSDLQRYLREVISDPVRAAHCKLRVLCRSLAGNAVYVLTITAPSNSLAERKAKRAVVVTARVHPGETNGSWMMQGFLEFLLSDEPDACLLRETFVFKVVPMLNPDGVVLGNYRCSLAGRDLNRNYRSMLRDSFPCIWHTRNMVKRLLTEREVVVYCDFHGHSRKNNVFMYGCTDRKDTSHCLHERIFPLMMSKNAKDMFSFRSCKFKMHKSKEGTGRIVMWRLGIRNSYTMESTFGGSSLGDRKGTHFSTRDLKSMGYSFCDTLLDFCDPDPAKITHCLEELGVLLRQEVRKKLGREVDSLDDLSDIDIESSTSGSNSTESDGLPVHLLNATNQQKQGKKKNLRSRKERNRLRQERVRSAGPKVIQRTVKHLAPVPSNEDMVKMRIQEKTLCTMKDSATQKVPCMVRANQTSRSWIPHPTPHIGVVDHVTVWVGRLDKVEPATNMHNGYSACSHSVSDDTGRNTTSSAPHPQGQPQRQTLLATSGQKRCPSVPASGNRTPSIPVHPHNIPFYPDFRSQPEIKGRLHVSNVIHRSQQKLRQERQAKGVHIPVKYFMPLDNMGTLRISHKTDAQGALGGFASPVTATEAKQTSKQAVRNASCFLPDLNSQTQQFGNQAATGGLMLGRTSIGNKPQLIIRRDAASTDSLSSEDKLPQEPKVNRCSPSKIKKVGQFSG from the exons ATGCAG aacgTGGATGGTCCTTACGAGAGGCTCATTTTGCTACACCTTCAGCATTATGGATTAATCTCAG acAATGGCTCTTCTGTGCATTCAGGTGTCTCGAGATGGGATGGGAACCAAGACTCCACCGCCTCAGATATCATCATCTCGCTTACTGAGAGTAATGATTCCAACATAGAGGAACAGGAGGAACCAAAGCCATGTCACA ACCATTTCAGTCTAGACAAAGTTCTCAGAACCcggcagctagtgtttgacttTGATGGTGAGAGGCCTATTCCACGTCTGAGGGACCCGTTGGACCTTCTCACGATCCCGTCTACCTCCTGTCCATTCCAGGGTGTCCGCTGGCCCATAGAATGTGAAGTGATCCGTGACAAAATCCAGCACATAG AATGGGATCCAAAAGAGCCTGAGCCGTTCTATGAGTCGACATGTAATGAGGAAGCTCCCATGCCAGTACGGGAGGAGAAAGGAAATATAGTTTACTGCATAGACCCAG CCACAAAAACCTCCTACTTCACCTACTCTCGTGTGGGTGGCAGCAGAGGGACCATTAAACGTGCCACGTGCTGTGCCAGTCCTCAGGAGGGATCTTTAGTCTTCGAATCTCGTTTTGAGAGTGGAAACCTTCAGAAAGCGGTGCGAGT TGGTCAGCATGCCTATGAGCTGACTTTGCGCAGCGATTTGTACACCACTAAGCACACCCAGTGGTTTTACTTCCGGGTGAGGAACATGAAGGCGGGGGTCAGCTATCGCTTCACCGTTATCAACCTGATGAAGACTAGCAGTCTGTATAGTGCTGGCATGCGCCCGCTGCTTTACTCCGAACAGGCTGCGTGGATGAAGGGGGAGGGTTGGAAGCGAGCCGGAACTAACATCCg GTACTACCTAAACAATACGGAACAAGACGGTAAACCGCTGTACTCCCTCACCTGGACTATTGAGTTTCCTTATGACAGCGATACCTGCTACCTGGCCCACTGCTACCCATACACATATTCAGACCTGCAGCGATACCTGCGTGAGGTCATCTCAGACCCCGTCCGTGCGGCTCACTGTAAACTGCGGGTGCTTTGCCGTAGCCTGGCAGGCAATGCAGTGTACGTGTTGACTATAACGGCACCGTCCAACAGCTTGGCTGAACGTAAAGCCAAACGGGCAGTTGTGGTAACAGCGCGGGTCCACCCGGGAGAGACCAATGGTTCTTGGATGATGCAGGGTTTTTTGGAGTTCTTGTTGAGTGATGAGCCCGATGCCTGTCTGTTGAGGGAAACGTTTGTCTTTAAG GTTGTGCCCATGCTGAACCCTGACGGTGTGGTGCTGGGAAACTACCGCTGCTCATTGGCTGGCCGTGATCTGAACCGAAACTACCGGAGTATGCTACGGGATTCTTTTCCATGCATTTGGCACACTCGTAACATGGTGAAACG GTTGCTCACCGAGAGAGAGGTTGTGGTCTATTGCGACTTCCATGGTCACAGCAGgaaaaacaatgtgtttatgTACGGCTGTACCGATCGCAAGGACACCTCACATTGTCTTCATGAGCGCATCTTCCCTCTGATGATGAGCAAAAATGCTAAAGACATG TTTTCTTTTAGAAGTTGCAAGTTCAAAATGCACAAGAGCAAAGAGGGCACCGGTCGCATCGTCATGTGGAGACTAGGCATCAGAAACAGCTATACGATGGAGTCTACCTTTGGAGGCTCATCGTTAG GGGACAGAAAAGGCACACACTTCAGCACACGGGACCTGAAGTCAATGGGCTACAGCTTCTGTGACACTTTACTAGACTTCTGTGACCCCGACCCAGCTAAG ATTACACACTGTCTGGAGGAGCTGGGGGTGTTATTAAGGCAAGAGGTCAGAAAGAAGCTCGGAAGAGAGGTTGACTCCTTAGATGACCTCTCTGATATCGATATTGAGTCCAG CACAAGTGGATCCAACAGCACAGAATCAGACGGCCTTCCTGTTCATCTTTTAAATGCCACCAACCAG CAAAAACAAGGCAAGAAAAAAAACCTGCGAAGTCGTAAAGAAAGGAACCGGCTTAGGCAGGAAAGAGTTCGAAGTGCAGGACCCAAAGTTATTCAAAGGACCGTCAAACATTTG GCCCCTGTGCCCTCAAATGAAGATATGGTTAAAATGAGAATCCAGGAGAAAACATTATGCACCATGAAGGACAGTGCCACCCAAAAG GTGCCATGTATGGTAAGGGCCAATCAGACCAGCAGGTCTTGGATACCTCATCCCACCCCACACATAGGTGTTGTAGATCATGTGACTGTTTGGGTGGGCCGACTAGACAAG gTCGAACCGGCTACCAATATGCACAATGGTTATTCAGCTTGTAGCCACTCTGTCTCAG ATGATACTGGACGTAACACTACCTCATCCGCTCCTCACCCGCAGGGGCAACCTCAGCGCCAAACTCTCTTAGCCACCAGTGGTCAAAAAAGATGTCCCTCTGTCCCAGCCTCAGGAAACAGGACACCGTCCATACCAGTCCATCCGCACAACATACCCTTCTACCCTGATTTTAGATCACAACCAGAAATAAAAG GAAGACTCCATGTCTCAAACGTTATACATAGAAG CCAACAGAAACTCAGGCAGGAGAGACAAGCAAAAGGAGTCCATATTCCTGTGAAATACTTCATGCCATTAGACAACATGGGAACTTTAAGAATCAGTCACAAGACAGATGCACAAG GTGCTTTGGGTGGTTTTGCATCGCCAGTTACTGCCACTGAAGCCAAGCAAACCAGTAAACAAGCTGTAAGAAATGCCTCCTGTTTCCTCCCGGACCTGAACAG CCAAACTCAGCAGTTTGGTAACCAGGCTGCAACCGGAGGTCTGATGTTAGGGAGGACGTCCATAGGAAACAAACCACAACTGATTATCAGAAGAGATGCTGCTTCCACAGACAGCCTTAGTAGTGAGGACAA GTTGCCTCAGGAGCCCAAAGTCAACAGATGTTCTCCCTCAAAGATTAAAAAAGTTGGTCAGTTTTCTGGATAA
- the agbl2 gene encoding cytosolic carboxypeptidase 2 isoform X3, whose protein sequence is MQNVDGPYERLILLHLQHYGLISDNGSSVHSGVSRWDGNQDSTASDIIISLTESNDSNIEEQEEPKPCHNHFSLDKVLRTRQLVFDFDGERPIPRLRDPLDLLTIPSTSCPFQGVRWPIECEVIRDKIQHIEWDPKEPEPFYESTCNEEAPMPVREEKGNIVYCIDPATKTSYFTYSRVGGSRGTIKRATCCASPQEGSLVFESRFESGNLQKAVRVGQHAYELTLRSDLYTTKHTQWFYFRVRNMKAGVSYRFTVINLMKTSSLYSAGMRPLLYSEQAAWMKGEGWKRAGTNIRYYLNNTEQDGKPLYSLTWTIEFPYDSDTCYLAHCYPYTYSDLQRYLREVISDPVRAAHCKLRVLCRSLAGNAVYVLTITAPSNSLAERKAKRAVVVTARVHPGETNGSWMMQGFLEFLLSDEPDACLLRETFVFKVVPMLNPDGVVLGNYRCSLAGRDLNRNYRSMLRDSFPCIWHTRNMVKRLLTEREVVVYCDFHGHSRKNNVFMYGCTDRKDTSHCLHERIFPLMMSKNAKDMFSFRSCKFKMHKSKEGTGRIVMWRLGIRNSYTMESTFGGSSLGDRKGTHFSTRDLKSMGYSFCDTLLDFCDPDPAKITHCLEELGVLLRQEVRKKLGREVDSLDDLSDIDIESSTSGSNSTESDGLPVHLLNATNQQKQGKKKNLRSRKERNRLRQERVRSAGPKVIQRTVKHLAPVPSNEDMVKMRIQEKTLCTMKDSATQKVPCMVRANQTSRSWIPHPTPHIGVVDHVTVWVGRLDKVEPATNMHNGYSACSHSVSDDTGRNTTSSAPHPQGQPQRQTLLATSGQKRCPSVPASGNRTPSIPVHPHNIPFYPDFRSQPEIKGRLHVSNVIHRSQQKLRQERQAKGVHIPVKYFMPLDNMGTLRISHKTDAQGALGGFASPVTATEAKQTSKQAVRNASCFLPDLNSQTQQFGNQAATGGLMLGRTSIGNKPQLIIRRDAASTDSLSSEDKATVETI, encoded by the exons ATGCAG aacgTGGATGGTCCTTACGAGAGGCTCATTTTGCTACACCTTCAGCATTATGGATTAATCTCAG acAATGGCTCTTCTGTGCATTCAGGTGTCTCGAGATGGGATGGGAACCAAGACTCCACCGCCTCAGATATCATCATCTCGCTTACTGAGAGTAATGATTCCAACATAGAGGAACAGGAGGAACCAAAGCCATGTCACA ACCATTTCAGTCTAGACAAAGTTCTCAGAACCcggcagctagtgtttgacttTGATGGTGAGAGGCCTATTCCACGTCTGAGGGACCCGTTGGACCTTCTCACGATCCCGTCTACCTCCTGTCCATTCCAGGGTGTCCGCTGGCCCATAGAATGTGAAGTGATCCGTGACAAAATCCAGCACATAG AATGGGATCCAAAAGAGCCTGAGCCGTTCTATGAGTCGACATGTAATGAGGAAGCTCCCATGCCAGTACGGGAGGAGAAAGGAAATATAGTTTACTGCATAGACCCAG CCACAAAAACCTCCTACTTCACCTACTCTCGTGTGGGTGGCAGCAGAGGGACCATTAAACGTGCCACGTGCTGTGCCAGTCCTCAGGAGGGATCTTTAGTCTTCGAATCTCGTTTTGAGAGTGGAAACCTTCAGAAAGCGGTGCGAGT TGGTCAGCATGCCTATGAGCTGACTTTGCGCAGCGATTTGTACACCACTAAGCACACCCAGTGGTTTTACTTCCGGGTGAGGAACATGAAGGCGGGGGTCAGCTATCGCTTCACCGTTATCAACCTGATGAAGACTAGCAGTCTGTATAGTGCTGGCATGCGCCCGCTGCTTTACTCCGAACAGGCTGCGTGGATGAAGGGGGAGGGTTGGAAGCGAGCCGGAACTAACATCCg GTACTACCTAAACAATACGGAACAAGACGGTAAACCGCTGTACTCCCTCACCTGGACTATTGAGTTTCCTTATGACAGCGATACCTGCTACCTGGCCCACTGCTACCCATACACATATTCAGACCTGCAGCGATACCTGCGTGAGGTCATCTCAGACCCCGTCCGTGCGGCTCACTGTAAACTGCGGGTGCTTTGCCGTAGCCTGGCAGGCAATGCAGTGTACGTGTTGACTATAACGGCACCGTCCAACAGCTTGGCTGAACGTAAAGCCAAACGGGCAGTTGTGGTAACAGCGCGGGTCCACCCGGGAGAGACCAATGGTTCTTGGATGATGCAGGGTTTTTTGGAGTTCTTGTTGAGTGATGAGCCCGATGCCTGTCTGTTGAGGGAAACGTTTGTCTTTAAG GTTGTGCCCATGCTGAACCCTGACGGTGTGGTGCTGGGAAACTACCGCTGCTCATTGGCTGGCCGTGATCTGAACCGAAACTACCGGAGTATGCTACGGGATTCTTTTCCATGCATTTGGCACACTCGTAACATGGTGAAACG GTTGCTCACCGAGAGAGAGGTTGTGGTCTATTGCGACTTCCATGGTCACAGCAGgaaaaacaatgtgtttatgTACGGCTGTACCGATCGCAAGGACACCTCACATTGTCTTCATGAGCGCATCTTCCCTCTGATGATGAGCAAAAATGCTAAAGACATG TTTTCTTTTAGAAGTTGCAAGTTCAAAATGCACAAGAGCAAAGAGGGCACCGGTCGCATCGTCATGTGGAGACTAGGCATCAGAAACAGCTATACGATGGAGTCTACCTTTGGAGGCTCATCGTTAG GGGACAGAAAAGGCACACACTTCAGCACACGGGACCTGAAGTCAATGGGCTACAGCTTCTGTGACACTTTACTAGACTTCTGTGACCCCGACCCAGCTAAG ATTACACACTGTCTGGAGGAGCTGGGGGTGTTATTAAGGCAAGAGGTCAGAAAGAAGCTCGGAAGAGAGGTTGACTCCTTAGATGACCTCTCTGATATCGATATTGAGTCCAG CACAAGTGGATCCAACAGCACAGAATCAGACGGCCTTCCTGTTCATCTTTTAAATGCCACCAACCAG CAAAAACAAGGCAAGAAAAAAAACCTGCGAAGTCGTAAAGAAAGGAACCGGCTTAGGCAGGAAAGAGTTCGAAGTGCAGGACCCAAAGTTATTCAAAGGACCGTCAAACATTTG GCCCCTGTGCCCTCAAATGAAGATATGGTTAAAATGAGAATCCAGGAGAAAACATTATGCACCATGAAGGACAGTGCCACCCAAAAG GTGCCATGTATGGTAAGGGCCAATCAGACCAGCAGGTCTTGGATACCTCATCCCACCCCACACATAGGTGTTGTAGATCATGTGACTGTTTGGGTGGGCCGACTAGACAAG gTCGAACCGGCTACCAATATGCACAATGGTTATTCAGCTTGTAGCCACTCTGTCTCAG ATGATACTGGACGTAACACTACCTCATCCGCTCCTCACCCGCAGGGGCAACCTCAGCGCCAAACTCTCTTAGCCACCAGTGGTCAAAAAAGATGTCCCTCTGTCCCAGCCTCAGGAAACAGGACACCGTCCATACCAGTCCATCCGCACAACATACCCTTCTACCCTGATTTTAGATCACAACCAGAAATAAAAG GAAGACTCCATGTCTCAAACGTTATACATAGAAG CCAACAGAAACTCAGGCAGGAGAGACAAGCAAAAGGAGTCCATATTCCTGTGAAATACTTCATGCCATTAGACAACATGGGAACTTTAAGAATCAGTCACAAGACAGATGCACAAG GTGCTTTGGGTGGTTTTGCATCGCCAGTTACTGCCACTGAAGCCAAGCAAACCAGTAAACAAGCTGTAAGAAATGCCTCCTGTTTCCTCCCGGACCTGAACAG CCAAACTCAGCAGTTTGGTAACCAGGCTGCAACCGGAGGTCTGATGTTAGGGAGGACGTCCATAGGAAACAAACCACAACTGATTATCAGAAGAGATGCTGCTTCCACAGACAGCCTTAGTAGTGAGGACAA ggctactgtagagaCAATatga